The Thalassotalea piscium sequence TTATCATACTATGGCCCCATGTTTCTCGGCCACTTGCATGAGTGCCCGACTGCCCAGCGGCTACTATATAAACCTGATTTTCAATGGCTCTACTTTGAAGTAGTACCTGCCAATGCGCCTCTCCAGTTACTTTAGTGAAAGCACTCGGCACGGTGATCACATTGGCTCCTTGGCTTGTTAGGGAGCGAAACAATTCAGGAAAGCGTAAATCATAACAAATCGTTAGACCTAGGTTAATATTCTGAGTGACTGGCAATACCTTTGTTTCTTTACCTGCTTGTGTATAACGGGACTCAAAGTAATTTTTTTCAGCATCATCAACCACTACATCAAACAGGTGTAATTTATCATAGCGCCCTATTTGTTCGCCTGTTGAAGAAAAAACACAACATGAATTAGTAAACTTATCACCTTCTTCTGTGAGTAAAGGAATGCTACCTGCCACTAAAATTATTTGGTACTTCTTTGCTATTGCTGCTAATTCAGCCACCAAGCTATTGTCTGGTGCTGTTTCTTTGGCTAGTGCGAGTTGGTCAGCATCCTTTCCGCCAAAGAATAAACAGCATTCAGGCAACACCACTATGTGTTCATCTGCTATTTTTAAACCTGAAAGCTGCTGCTCGATATAAGCTAAGTTATTTTCAACATTAGGCTCAGAGCACATTTGCATTACTGATAATTTAACCATCGATTTTATCCAGTTCTTTTACTTCTT is a genomic window containing:
- a CDS encoding carbon-nitrogen hydrolase family protein, which produces MVKLSVMQMCSEPNVENNLAYIEQQLSGLKIADEHIVVLPECCLFFGGKDADQLALAKETAPDNSLVAELAAIAKKYQIILVAGSIPLLTEEGDKFTNSCCVFSSTGEQIGRYDKLHLFDVVVDDAEKNYFESRYTQAGKETKVLPVTQNINLGLTICYDLRFPELFRSLTSQGANVITVPSAFTKVTGEAHWQVLLQSRAIENQVYIVAAGQSGTHASGRETWGHSMIISPWGEVLTNLADQNGCATATFSLENLKKVQQSMPVRAHNQFITKLK